A single Capsicum annuum cultivar UCD-10X-F1 unplaced genomic scaffold, UCD10Xv1.1 ctg83390, whole genome shotgun sequence DNA region contains:
- the LOC124895664 gene encoding protein root UVB sensitive 4-like, translated as MQSNLCCARSCFSWNPEKTKIVLHNFELQQGLLNNPSPKPKIDKLKTSINFLKTSLSFGEDKLNKQQEEETTVPFYLPVSVRNSNSHFRYIWDGKDLKLVSVDGNALSISDLDSNFEDTLQKLVRICISAIRNFFLPREVSRNYLEYVKWKFVHRVSSSALQVLATQAMLRAIGIGHSRSLPLAAALNWVLKDGLGRLCRCIYTASLASSFDTNLKRVRFCTSVLFSLSIGVELLTPVFPQYFLMLASIANIAKQISLACYLATSTAVHRSFAIADNLGEVSAKGQIQTVCFDNLGLTLAATLNILSVNSPRLQAGLPFVMYPIFAVLDLFGIYQGLQHVHLQTLTKDRLDIIISTWIQQGFVPSPEEVSKKEGIGLFWSRGREPWSIRIGCLNPRCCTAKLSVMTMQSLNSEDFYFLSPESLTGELKRNQEYGVLLSLREGAGTIDVIRGILHASYVRKGIEACGSSNAVLKQWFNLVEDGRRLTEQNLSLFYEHMLSLGWACKNILLSTQEQARYSFIAD; from the exons CTCATGGAATCCAGAAAAAACCAAAATCGTCCTACACAACTTTGAACTACAACAAGGCCTACTAAATAATCCATCTCCCAAGCCCAAAATAGACAAGCTCAAAACCTCAATTAATTTTCTGAAGACCTCATTAAGCTTTGGAGAAGATAAGTTGAACaagcaacaagaagaagaaactaCTGTGCCTTTTTATCTTCCAGTTTCGGTTCGCAATTCAAATAGTCATTTTAGGTATATTTGGGATGGCAAAGACTTAAAGTTAGTCTCTGTTGATGGCAATGCCTTATCTATATCCGATTTAGACTCTAATTTTGAAGATACTCTTCAAAAGTTGGTCAGAATTTGTATTTCGGCAATAAGAAATTTCTTTCTTCCGAGAGAAGTTAGTCGTAATTATCTTGAATACGTCAAGTGGAAGTTTGTTCATCGCGTTTCCAGTTCTGCTCTCCAAGTTCTCGCCACCCAG GCTATGTTGCGGGCAATAGGAATTGGGCACTCCCGTTCACTTCCATTAGCCGCCGCACTAAATTGGGTCCTGAAGGATGGACTTGGACGGTTGTGCAGGTGCATCTACACTGCTAGCCTAGCATCTTCTTTTGATACCAATCTTAAG AGAGTAAGATTCTGTACATCTGTTCTCTTCAGTTTGAGCATTGGAGTTGAATTGCTGACTCCTGTATTCCCACAATACTTTTTGATGCTTGCGTCAATTGCCAACATTGCCAAGCAAATAAGCCTTGCGTGTTATCTAGCAACTAGT ACTGCTGTTCATAGAAGCTTTGCAATTGCTGATAACCTTGGCGAGGTTTCTGCGAAAGGACAG ATTCAAACAGTTTGCTTTGATAATCTTGGTCTTACACTTGCCGCAACCCTGAACATACTGTCTGTTAATAGCCCAAG ATTGCAAGCAGGTCTACCATTTGTGATGTACCCAATCTTCGCAGTGCTTGACCTTTTTGGTATTTATCAAGGACTACAGCATGTGCATCTGCAGACATTAACTAAG GATAGGCTTGACATCATTATAAGCACATGGATTCAACAAGGATTTGTCCCATCACCTGAAGAGGTGAGTAAAAAGGAGGGTATTGGCTTATTTTGGAGCCGAG GCAGGGAGCCGTGGTCTATCAGAATTGGTTGCTTAAATCCTAGATGTTGCACAGCAAAGCTATCTGTGATGACGATGCAATCTTTGAATAGTGAAGACTTCTATTTCTTGAGTCCGGAGAGTTTGACTGGTGAATTGAAAAGGAACCAGGAG TATGGTGTCCTACTTTCTCTGCGGGAAGGGGCAGGCACTATAGATGTGATCAGGGGCATATTGCAT GCAAGCTATGTCCGCAAGGGTATAGAAGCTTGTGGTAGTTCGAATGCAGTTCTCAAGCAATGGTTTAACCTGGTTGAAGATGGCAGGAGATTAACGGAACAAAACTTGAGCCTCTTTTATGAGCATATGTTGTCTTTGGGGTGGGCATGCAAGAATATTCTGTTGAGCACACAGGAGCAAGCTCGCTATAGTTTTATAGCTGACTGA